From the Quercus lobata isolate SW786 chromosome 6, ValleyOak3.0 Primary Assembly, whole genome shotgun sequence genome, one window contains:
- the LOC115993906 gene encoding purple acid phosphatase 23 isoform X3 — MKDFKLWMITLTTFLIITKMVVTESQIPTTLDGPFKPVTHRLDPSLRKGSSDLPMDDPRIKRNVTSNFPEQIALAISSPTSVWVSWVTGDAQVGSNLTELDPSSVLSEVWYGKESGKYTSVAKGVSTVYSQLYPFKGLLNYTSGIIHHVRLKGLQPKTKYYYKCGDSSIPAMSGENVFETFPTPSPNSYPHRIAVIGDLGLTSNTTTTIDHLIQNDPSMILMVGDLSYANQYQTTGGKGVPCFSCAFPDAPIRETYQPRWDAWGRFMEPLTSRVPMMVIEGNHEIEPQVSGITFKSYLTRFAVPSVESGSKSNLYYSFNAGGVHFIMLGAYVDYNSTGAQYAWLKKDLDLVDRTVTPWLVAAWHPPWYNSYSSHYQEFECMRQEMEAILYQYGVDIIFSGHVHAYERMNRVYNYTLDPCGPVYIIVGDGGNIEQVDVDFADDPGKCPSAGDNTPEFGGVCHLNFSSGPAKGQFCWNRQPDWSAYRESSFGHGIIEVVNSTYALWTWHRNQDVYNEDSHGDQIYIVRQPELCSKTLKPSTLHWERDTSTMNLSATSKKCH, encoded by the exons ATGAAGGACTTCAAGCTATGGATGATCACTCTGACCACTTTCTTGATCATCACAAAGATGGTGGTCACTGAAAGCCAAATACCAACTACTCTAGATGGCCCATTTAAGCCTGTGACACATCGCCTTGATCCTTCTTTACGTAAAGGCAGCTCGGACTTGCCAATGGATGATCCAAGGATCAAGAGAAATGTCACCTCAAACTTCCCAGAACAGATTGCTCTTGCTATTTCTTCGCCAACTTCAGTTTGGGTTTCTTGGGTTACTG GGGATGCTCAGGTTGGTTCAAATTTGACTGAGCTTGATCCTTCATCGGTTTTAAGCGAGGTGTGGTATGGGAAAGAAAGTGGCAAGTATACGAGTGTTGCAAAAGGGGTTTCCACTGTTTACAGTCAATTGTACCCATTTAAAGGCCTCTTGAATTACACCTCTGGGATCATTCACCATGTGAGGCTCAAAG GTCttcaacccaaaacaaaatattattacaaATGTGGGGATAGCTCTATTCCAGCTATGAGTGGAGAAAATGTCTTTGAGACATTTCCAACGCCTAGCCCAAATAGTTATCCTCATCGAATAGCAGTTATTGGAGATTTGGGTCTCACAAGCAACACCACAACAACTATTGATCATTTGATTCAGAATGATCCTTCAATGATATTAATGGTTGGAGACTTAAGTTATGCAAATCAGTATCAGACAACTGGTGGAAAAGGAGTTCCATGCTTCTCGTGTGCATTCCCAGATGCACCTATCAGAGAGACTTATCAACCCCGCTGGGATGCATGGGGAAG ATTCATGGAGCCATTAACCTCAAGAGTTCCTATGATGGTCATTGAAGGCAACCATGAGATTGAGCCCCAAGTTTCTGGGATCACATTCAAATCATATTTGACGAGATTTGCAGTTCCTTCAGTGGAGAGCGGTTCTAAGAGTAACTTATACTACTCTTTTAATGCTGGAGGGGTACATTTTATCATGTTGGGGGCATATGTTGACTATAACAGTACTG GTGCTCAATATGCTTGGCTAAAGAAAGATCTAGATCTAGTGGACCGCACGGTAACCCCTTGGCTGGTAGCTGCATGGCATCCACCATGGTATAACAGCTATTCTTCACACTATCAGGAATTTGAATGCATGAGGCAGGAAATGGAAGCAATTTTGTATCAATATGGTgttgatattattttttctgGACAT GTGCATGCTTATGAGCGAATGAATAGAGTTTATAACTATACATTGGATCCATGTGGGCCTGTCTATATAATAGTTGGAGATGGTGGCAATATTGAGCAAGTTGATGTTGATTTTGCTGATGACCCTGGAAAGTGTCCTTCAGCTGGAGATAACACACCAGAATTTGGAGGGGTATgtcatttgaatttttcttctgGTCCTGCTAAAGGGCAGTTTTGTTGGAACAGACAACCAGACTGGAGTGCATATAGAGAAAGCAGCTTTGGGCATGGAATAATTGAG GTTGTGAATTCTACATATGCTTTATGGACTTGGCATAGGAATCAAGATGTATATAATGAAGATAGCCACGGTGATCAAATATACATTGTGCGACAGCCAGAATTGTGCTCTAAAACTTTAAAA CCAAGCACCCTTCACTGGGAAAGGGATACTTCCACAATGAATTTGTCAGCCACCAGCAAAAAGTGTCACTAA